A single genomic interval of Spinacia oleracea cultivar Varoflay chromosome 6, BTI_SOV_V1, whole genome shotgun sequence harbors:
- the LOC130464384 gene encoding uncharacterized protein: MLAPDEELAQLYLNARGDAVCLPWWNFVDMRGCYEDFLKRLAQLVRFVLPEEEVDPEDVLYADRVVRYGNSDGEQVEVTVPVASPPHRRSYDAVPEHYAAAPRVRVRRWMLIIDSLKRHCAKLTQKLSGRDREVLSLTVRFGILETLDLDV; the protein is encoded by the exons atgttgGCGCCAGACGAAGAGCTTGCCCAGCTCTATTTGaatgctaggggcgatgctgtttgtcTCCCCTGGTGGAATTTTGTTGATATGAGGGGTTGCTATGAGGACTTCTTGAAGAGGCTTGCTCAActagtacgcttcgtactgccg gaggaggaggtcgacCCCGAGGACGTTCTCTATGCTGATAGGGTTGTCCGTTATGGGAACTCGGAtggggagcaggtggaggtgaccgtccctgtagcttctcctccgcaccggaggtcatatgatgctgtaccagagcattatgcagct gcgcctcgggtgagagtgcgtcgctggatgctcataattgattctttgaagaggcattgtgccaagctgacccaaaagctttctggccgggataGAGAGGTGCTTTCATTGACTGTGAGATTTGGTATTCTAGAAACTTTGGACTTGGATGTCTaa